Proteins from a single region of Xenopus laevis strain J_2021 chromosome 9_10S, Xenopus_laevis_v10.1, whole genome shotgun sequence:
- the gorasp2.S gene encoding uncharacterized protein LOC734511 isoform X1, with translation MGGSNSVEIPGGGTEGYHVLRVQENSPGHRAGLEPFFDFIVSINGIRLNKDNDTLKDLLKANVEKPVKMVVYSSKTLELRETTVTPSNMWGGQGLLGVSIRFCSFEGANENVWHVLEVEPNSPAALAGLRPHSDYIIGADTVMNESEDLFSLIETHEEKPLKLYVYNTDTDNCREVVITPNTAWGGEGSLGCGIGYGYLHRIPTRPFEEGKNISLPGQVPGAPVSPLKDGFTEVQLSSVNSPPTLPLGTAGIEASMSGLSIGASSPVVSNAINAGLPTVPVLTPQINPSFTPVPLNPSVSLPIAGLQSFGPLPPLNLTGMPPLSVPSPFPAFPLAPMAVDVPPLLLDHSLAPTTEHVTAPAQDATLPVTEKPVISSTEASTNESS, from the exons gtcCAAGAGAATTCCCCGGGGCACAGAGCTGGCCTGGAGCCATTCtttgattttattgtttctatCAATGGAATAAGGCTT aaTAAAGATAATGACACCCTTAAAGATCTGCTAAAAGCCAATGTAGAGAAGCCTGTAAAGATGGTGGTGTACAGCAGCAAGACACTGGAACTGAGGGAGACAACAGTGACCCCCAGTAATATGTGGGGTGGGCAAGGTTTACTGGGAGTCAGTATACGCTTCTGCAGCTTTGAAGGAGCAAATGAGAACGTATGGCATGTATTG GAGGTGGAACCAAACTCTCCAGCAGCACTGGCTGGACTGAGACCCCACAGTGATTATATAATTGGAGCTGACACTGTAATGAATGAG tctgaGGATCTATTCTCCCTCATTGAGACACACGAAGAAAAACCTTTGAAACTTTATGTGTAcaacacagacacagacaactGTAGAGAAGTTGTCATCACTCCAAACACTGCCTGGGGTGGTGAGGGCAG TCTAGGGTGTGGTATTGGCTACGGTTACCTCCATCGGATACCAACAAGACCCTTTGAAGAGGGAAAGAATATCTCTTTGCCTGGACAAGTTCCGGGGGCCCCAGTGAGTCCTCTAAAAGATGGCTTTACAGAG gTACAGCTGTCGTCTGTAAATTCCCCACCTACTTTACCTCTTGGCACTGCAGGAATTGAAGCAAGCATGTCTGGGCTATCAATCGGTGCCAGTTCCCCTGTAGTTAGTAATGCGATTAATGCAG GTTTACCTACTGTGCCAGTGCTCACGCCACAGATAAATCCATCTTTCACCCCTGTCCCTCTGAATCCATCTGTATCGCTTCCAA TTGCAGGTTTGCAGTCCTTTGGACCATTGCCACCTTTAAATCTGACAGGAATGCCACCTCTATCAGTTCCTTCTCCGTTTCCTGCATTTCCTTTAGCGCCAATGGCTGTTGATGTACCTCCTCTATTGCTGGACCATTCCCTGGCACCCACCACCGAACATGTAACTGCACCTGCCCAAGATGCGACCCTTCCCGTCACAGAGAAACCTGTTATTAGCAGCACAGAAGCAAGCACCAATGAATCTTCATAA
- the gorasp2.S gene encoding uncharacterized protein LOC734511: MGGSNSVEIPGGGTEGYHVLRVQENSPGHRAGLEPFFDFIVSINGIRLNKDNDTLKDLLKANVEKPVKMVVYSSKTLELRETTVTPSNMWGGQGLLGVSIRFCSFEGANENVWHVLEVEPNSPAALAGLRPHSDYIIGADTVMNESEDLFSLIETHEEKPLKLYVYNTDTDNCREVVITPNTAWGGEGSLGCGIGYGYLHRIPTRPFEEGKNISLPGQVPGAPVSPLKDGFTEVQLSSVNSPPTLPLGTAGIEASMSGLSIGASSPVVSNAINAGLPTVPVLTPQINPSFTPVPLNPSVSLPSIMPLSTGLPHLPNLPNLPNFNLPAPHLIPRPGLPDLSQTVAGLQSFGPLPPLNLTGMPPLSVPSPFPAFPLAPMAVDVPPLLLDHSLAPTTEHVTAPAQDATLPVTEKPVISSTEASTNESS, encoded by the exons gtcCAAGAGAATTCCCCGGGGCACAGAGCTGGCCTGGAGCCATTCtttgattttattgtttctatCAATGGAATAAGGCTT aaTAAAGATAATGACACCCTTAAAGATCTGCTAAAAGCCAATGTAGAGAAGCCTGTAAAGATGGTGGTGTACAGCAGCAAGACACTGGAACTGAGGGAGACAACAGTGACCCCCAGTAATATGTGGGGTGGGCAAGGTTTACTGGGAGTCAGTATACGCTTCTGCAGCTTTGAAGGAGCAAATGAGAACGTATGGCATGTATTG GAGGTGGAACCAAACTCTCCAGCAGCACTGGCTGGACTGAGACCCCACAGTGATTATATAATTGGAGCTGACACTGTAATGAATGAG tctgaGGATCTATTCTCCCTCATTGAGACACACGAAGAAAAACCTTTGAAACTTTATGTGTAcaacacagacacagacaactGTAGAGAAGTTGTCATCACTCCAAACACTGCCTGGGGTGGTGAGGGCAG TCTAGGGTGTGGTATTGGCTACGGTTACCTCCATCGGATACCAACAAGACCCTTTGAAGAGGGAAAGAATATCTCTTTGCCTGGACAAGTTCCGGGGGCCCCAGTGAGTCCTCTAAAAGATGGCTTTACAGAG gTACAGCTGTCGTCTGTAAATTCCCCACCTACTTTACCTCTTGGCACTGCAGGAATTGAAGCAAGCATGTCTGGGCTATCAATCGGTGCCAGTTCCCCTGTAGTTAGTAATGCGATTAATGCAG GTTTACCTACTGTGCCAGTGCTCACGCCACAGATAAATCCATCTTTCACCCCTGTCCCTCTGAATCCATCTGTATCGCTTCCAA GTATCATGCCATTATCCACTGGACTCCCTCACCTGccaaatctcccgaatctccccAACTTTAACTTGCCTGCCCCACACTTAATTCCACGCCCAGGACTGCCAGACCTTTCACAAACTG TTGCAGGTTTGCAGTCCTTTGGACCATTGCCACCTTTAAATCTGACAGGAATGCCACCTCTATCAGTTCCTTCTCCGTTTCCTGCATTTCCTTTAGCGCCAATGGCTGTTGATGTACCTCCTCTATTGCTGGACCATTCCCTGGCACCCACCACCGAACATGTAACTGCACCTGCCCAAGATGCGACCCTTCCCGTCACAGAGAAACCTGTTATTAGCAGCACAGAAGCAAGCACCAATGAATCTTCATAA